AGCGACCGGCGCTCGCCCGGTCACCGTCTGGGAGGCCAACCGCACCGCGGACCTCACGTTGGGGACTCCCCTCGCATGACCGCTCCCACCGATCCGGCCGAGCTGAGGGCCGCGGTCTGGCGCGCGGCGGGCGACCTCTTCGCGCGCAAGGGCTTCGGCGAGGTGACGATCCGCGAGATCGCGGCGCTGGCCGGCACCTCTCCCTCGCTCGTCATGAAGGTGGCCGGCAGCAAGGAGCAGCTGTTCCACCGCACGGCGACGATCGCCGCACCGGAGTTGCCGGACGTTCCCGTCTCCGCACTCGGGACGGCGCTCGTCGCCGAACTGGTCGACCGCCAGCGGCGCGGAGATCTGGAGCACCTCGGCCGGGCCATCATGCTGCGCGTGAACGCCCCCGATCCCCAGTCCGTACGGACGCAGTTCCTGCACGGCTACGTCACGCCGCTCTCGGAGGTTCTCGACGGCCCACGACCGGAGCTGCGTGCCGAGCTCGCCGTCGCCGCCCTGATGGGCTTGGCGACGACCCTGCGGTTCTTCGAGTCACCCGTCCTGCTCGCCGAGCTCGACGCCGTCGAGGCCGTCTACGGTCCGGTCGTCCAACGCCTTCTCGACGGCGCGTAGCCCTCCGTCGTCAGGCGTTCGCGCGAGGTCGGCGGCGCGCGGCGCGGCGGATGACCGAGCCGGGCTTCGAGGCCAGCAGCGGGTCCCAGTCCTCGGTGATCTCGGTCAGCTTCGCCTCGTCGACGAAGACCGCGCCGTCCTTGACCTCTCGCTCGAGGTCGCGGCCCAGGATCACTCCGGCCGTCTTCATGCCGCCCCAGATCGTGGCGTTGATGCCGAACATGAACTCGGTGCTGGCCCCGCCCAGGAACAGGCCCGGGATGTGGGTCGTGACCTTCGGCCGGAACGGGCCGAGGTTCTTGAGCAGCGGCGCGATCCCGTAGCAGGAGCCGTCCGAGGTCAGGGTGAAGCGCTCCTGCGTCATCGGGGTGGACGCCTCGCAGAAGACCATCCGCTCGCGCAGGTCCGGGATCATCAGCGACGCCGTGTCCAGCACGCGCTCGGTGAGCTCGTCCTTGAGCCGGCGGTACTCCTCGTCGCGCCCGTACTCGGCGCCGCCCATCGGGTCGGCGTCGACGTTCCAGAACGCGTGCTCCTTGGGTGCCCAGCTGACCAGCTCGAGCGTCGAGTAACCGGGCGGCGCCGAGTGCGTGCCCTCCGGATCCTTCGCCGTCGGGCAGCTGATGCCGACGGGCATCTGCTCGGGGCAGCGGCCCGCCTCGACCTCGCGGTAGTAACCGTCGACGTCGTTGTTCGGCCACACCCACGCCAGCGGAGGGGTGTCGCGCTCGCGCAGGTCGACGTCGAGCGCGACGTAGACCGCGAACATCGGCTGCGTCATCTCCAGGTTCGCCAGGCGCTTGCGGAGCTTCCGCGTCAGGTGCTCGTCACCGACCAGCTCGGTCCAGGTCAGCTTGTAGTCGCCCGCTGCCACGACGACGTCGGAGCGGAACTCCTCGCCGCCGCGCAGGCGGACTCCGACGGCTCGGCCGTCCTCGATGAGGATGCGCTCGGCGCGCGACTTGGTGCGGACCGTCCCGCCGTAGGACTGGATCACGTCGGTCAGGTGCGCGCCGATCACCTGTCCGCCGCCGCGCGGGTAGTAGGCGCCGTCCTGCAGGTAGTGGTGCAGCAGGCCGCCGTGCATGACCGCGGGCGTGCGGTACGGCGGCCACGTGTAGTCGCCGTTCTCCGCGAGGATCACGGCCTGGGCGTCGGCGCTGAGCCCGCAGGCGTCCATCAGCTTGGTGATCGGGCGCAGTCCCCAGCGCAGCAGCATCCACGGCTTCAGCCGCGGCTCCTCCCCCGCCGAGATGATCCGCAGGATCCGCACGCACCGGCGCAGACCCTTCTCCTCCTCGGGGAACGCCGCGATCAGCCGCTCGAGGTACGTGTCCCACCCCGTCGGCGTGTGGAACGTCGTGCCCGGAACCATGATCCGGCAGTGGCCCTCGGGGTTCTGGCGCAGCCACTTGATGCGCTCGGTCAGCGCCAGACCGGACAACGCCGTCTGCATCCGACCGCCGGGACCGCACTCCCCCACGTAGTGGGTACCGACGTCGAACTCGAACTTGTTGCCCGCGCGACGGAAGACCTGCGTGCTGCCTCCGACGACCTGGTTCGCCTCCAGCACCAGCACCTTCGTGCCGTTCGCCGCGAGGTACGCCGCGGTCGTCAGGCCTCCGGGCCCCGCGCCCACGACGATCGCGTCCCAGGTCTCGGGACCGGACTCGGGAGTCTCGGTCGAGGGCGTGGCGGTCTGCGTCATGGGTGAATCGCTTTCGAGGGGTGATCTGGAGTCGGACTCCAGTTAACCACGTCTCACGCGTCCGACGGCTGCACGATGAGGCCCTCGAGCAGGACGAGTCCGGCCTCGATCACGGCGGTCTCCACGCGCTCGGGCGCCAACACCAACGCGTCGCGGCGCAGCGCCAGCGCGGCGACACCGTTCCATGAGCCGAACAGGAAGAACGACATCAACTCGGGATCGACGCGGCGGATCGCTCCGCTCTCGACGGCTTCGCGGATGCTCTGCTCGAACTCACGCCGGAGCTCGCCGAACCGCTCGACGACCTGGGTCTCGACGGCCGTCGTCGGACCGCGCTCCCCCGTGGCAGTCAGGTACTTCACGACCACCGGGTGGTCGAGCAGCAGCCGCAGGTAGGCCACGCCGACACCGGCGAACCGCTCGAGCGGGGACGTGTCGGCCGCGTAGGCCGCACGCAGGGCATCCGTCGCGACGCCCAGGACCCGCTCCGTCACTGCGGCCAACAGCCCGTCCTTCGTCCCGAAGTGCACGTACACCGAGGCCGGCGAGACCCCCGCCTGCGCGGCGACGTCCTCGATCCGGATCTCCTCGGGTGCGCGCTGCGAGACCAGGAGCTCGGCCGCGTCGAGCAGCAGGGCGCGCGTGCGCTCCCTGCGGCGCAATCCCCGCGCCGCGGCGGACTGCTCGGGCTCGCTCACGCCACCACCCTAGGACCGCGGCTCGTTTGTCAGCGGGGATACCGGGTACAGGACGGGAACCACGTCCGACGGAGAGGGAGAACCATGGAGCGACTGGTCGCAGATCTGGTGGTCGAGCGGCTGCGCGCCTGGGGCGTGCACCGCACGTTCGGGTACTCCGGCGACGGGATCAACGGCCTCATGGGCGCCCTGCGCCGCGCCGGAGGCGATCCGGCATTCGTCCAGGCGCGGCACGAGGAGAACGCCGCGCTCATGGCGGTCGGCCACGCGAAGTACACCGGCGGCGTGGGCGTCATGATCAGCACCCAGGGTCCGGGTGCCGTGCACCTGCTCAACGGGTTGTACGACGCCAAGCTCGATCACCAGCCCGTCGTCGCCATCGTCGGCCAGCAGCCCACCACCGCGCTCGGTGCGGAGTACCAGCAGGAGATCGACCTGAGCGCGCTGTTCAAGGACGTCGCGGCGCAGTACGTCCAGGCTGTGCTCGCGCCCGAGCAGGCGGCCATGGTCGTGGACCGGGCCTTCCGGACCGCGCTCGCGACCAGATCGCCGTGCGTGGTCATCCTGCCGCACGACGTGCAGGTCGCACCGGCCCCCGAGGTCCCCCCGCACGAGCACGGGGTCGTGCCCACCACGCCGCAATGGCGACCGCCTCGCGTGATCCCGGCGGACAGCGATCTGGCCGAGGCCGCCGAGGTGCTGAACTCCGGCGAGCGGGTCGCCCTCCTCGTGGGTCAGGGCGCCCGCGACGCGGGTGACCTCGTGCGCACCGTGGCCGAGCGGCTCGGCGCCGGC
Above is a window of Aeromicrobium senzhongii DNA encoding:
- a CDS encoding TetR/AcrR family transcriptional regulator, producing MSEPEQSAAARGLRRRERTRALLLDAAELLVSQRAPEEIRIEDVAAQAGVSPASVYVHFGTKDGLLAAVTERVLGVATDALRAAYAADTSPLERFAGVGVAYLRLLLDHPVVVKYLTATGERGPTTAVETQVVERFGELRREFEQSIREAVESGAIRRVDPELMSFFLFGSWNGVAALALRRDALVLAPERVETAVIEAGLVLLEGLIVQPSDA
- a CDS encoding TetR/AcrR family transcriptional regulator; protein product: MTAPTDPAELRAAVWRAAGDLFARKGFGEVTIREIAALAGTSPSLVMKVAGSKEQLFHRTATIAAPELPDVPVSALGTALVAELVDRQRRGDLEHLGRAIMLRVNAPDPQSVRTQFLHGYVTPLSEVLDGPRPELRAELAVAALMGLATTLRFFESPVLLAELDAVEAVYGPVVQRLLDGA
- a CDS encoding phytoene desaturase family protein — translated: MTQTATPSTETPESGPETWDAIVVGAGPGGLTTAAYLAANGTKVLVLEANQVVGGSTQVFRRAGNKFEFDVGTHYVGECGPGGRMQTALSGLALTERIKWLRQNPEGHCRIMVPGTTFHTPTGWDTYLERLIAAFPEEEKGLRRCVRILRIISAGEEPRLKPWMLLRWGLRPITKLMDACGLSADAQAVILAENGDYTWPPYRTPAVMHGGLLHHYLQDGAYYPRGGGQVIGAHLTDVIQSYGGTVRTKSRAERILIEDGRAVGVRLRGGEEFRSDVVVAAGDYKLTWTELVGDEHLTRKLRKRLANLEMTQPMFAVYVALDVDLRERDTPPLAWVWPNNDVDGYYREVEAGRCPEQMPVGISCPTAKDPEGTHSAPPGYSTLELVSWAPKEHAFWNVDADPMGGAEYGRDEEYRRLKDELTERVLDTASLMIPDLRERMVFCEASTPMTQERFTLTSDGSCYGIAPLLKNLGPFRPKVTTHIPGLFLGGASTEFMFGINATIWGGMKTAGVILGRDLEREVKDGAVFVDEAKLTEITEDWDPLLASKPGSVIRRAARRRPRANA